ggTCAATCACCATGAACTATAATATAACATAGTGAGTCAAAACGTTAGACCTAGCTATTTGTGTCGATGACCGATAATTGAAATTCAGCAGTGTAAAACATACCTCCAGCGGCGGACATGGTGGCTGGTCTGTGTGAGTGTCTGTTAGGATGAAGGAAATGAGTAAGAGATAAACAAAAGCTGTATCCGTGTCTACAATAACATTTGTTGGATCCCTAGTCATTCACTGTAGTATGGTATGCTTAgaaaatctgtttttggttttacACCAGCGTTTCTGACAGGGCAAAAGTGGTTAAAATGtaacatattttagattatttGCTAACTAGACAAACTATCTCAGTAGCACTACCAATGAAAACAGGCATTCTGTTAGTTCTGAAACCCATTGTCTCATGTGGTTATGGATTCAGACAGATTACATTTCAATAATCTGTTTTTAATAAATCTGGGGAATGGTTTTATCCAGTTTTTATGAAAGTCCGTTGACAGGATAAGGAACACTAGATGTCCAAACAAATTGCTTTAGCGGGTTCTTAATCTTCATATATCTGACTAATTCCTAGAGGGACGGTTAGTAGAGATATGATTTaaacatgcatgcacacgcaaaacaccaccacacacccacaccacacacccacacccacaccacacacacacacacacaccacacacccacacacacacacacacacacacacacaccacacacacacacacacacacacacacacacacacacacacacacacacacacacacacacacacacacacacacacacacacaacataatctACTATGTTCTGTTCTTTTGATCTAAATCTCTATGCCTTTAATCATTAATTGCATGGATTGTGAGATTAAAACGTCCCTGAGTCAATTTTGTTCGGCTAGTCTCACGTGTGTGTAAGTACGAGCTGTgaaagatgtttttattttttactattttctacattgtagaataatagtgaagacattaaaacgatgaaataacacatatggaatcatgtagtaaactgcttttccttcactccgtggtccaactcatcccaaaccatctcaattgggttgaggtcgggtgattgtggaggccaggtcatctgatgcagcacatagcccttacacagcctggaggtgtgttttgggtcattgtcctgttgaaaaacaaacgatagtcccattaagcgcaaaccagatgggatggagtatcgctgcagaatgctgtggtagccatactggttcaatgtgccttgaattataaataaatcacaataaaccagcaaagcacccccacaccatcatacctccttctccatacttcacggtgggaaccacacatgcggagatcatccattcacctactctgagtccaaaaatctcaaatttggactcatcaaaccaaaggacagatttccaccggtctaatgtccattgctcgtgtttcttggctcaagcaagtctcttcttattgatgtcctttagtagtggtttctttccagcaattcgaccatgaaggcctgattcacacagtctcctctgaacagttaatgttgagatgtgtctgttgcttgaactctgtgaagcatttatttgggctgcagtaaactctaatgaacttgtcctctgctgcagaggtaactctgggtcttcctttcctgtggcggtcctcatgggagccagtttcatcatagagctttatggtttttgcgactgcacttgaagaaatgttcaaagttcttgacattttatggattgactgaccttcgtgtcttaaagtaatgatggactgtcatttctctttgcttatttgagctgttcttgccataatatggacttggtcttttaccaaatagggctatcttctgtataccacccgtaccttgtcacaacacaaccgattggctcaaacgcattaagaaggaaataaattccacagatgaacttttaacaaggcacacctgttaattgaaatgcattccaggtgactacctcatgaagctggttgagagaacgccaagagtgtgcaaagctgtcatcaagaccaagggtggctactttgaagaatcttaaatagaaaacacattttgatttgtttaacactttttttggttactacatgattccatgtgtgttatttcatcgttttgatgtcttcactattattctacaatgtagaaaatagtaaaaataaagaaaaaccctgaaattagtTGGTGtatccaaactcttgactggtactgtatgtgtttcagtattctgtgtgtgatttttcAATGCATGGGTGACATACTATAGCATATAGAAAAGTTATTTATTGCCTAATTGTCCGCTTAATTCATTAACCATGACGCCCCCTACAATCACCCTCTAAAAGGCTTTCATATTAGACAAGAATGCTTCTGCTTTTACTCAATGTAAAACGTACTCAATATGGTATTGTTATAATttttgggaagggctcgtaaagcaagcatttcacggtcgaGGTCAcaccgttgtattcggcgcacgggACAAGTCATATgtcatgtgtgtgttgtagaaCACCCTGAGAAAGTCAACATCAATAAAGGCTTATTGCTAGTTCGATAATATTATTCGATTACTGTGCAATTATACACCAGTACAGTTTTCCCCTCCACTGATCAATATGTATGTATAGAAGAGTAATACACCATGTTATTGATATTATAAAGATCGGGATCAAAATCTGATGATTTATGAAAAGCTGGCCCTTTTCCCAACCCCTACACAGTATTTCCCAACTACACATGATTGGCTGGCTGTGATTGCTTATGAGTTGCTTGAGTTAAATAAGCAATAATTCAACAAGTAAGTATACATTTATCCAACACGTGCTCCTATTACGTATTTGAAGTACCAACGGTCTATCAATCTCTAGTCATAGCGTTCGGTTGAACCAGGTTGGACTCACCTGTGGTGCTGGAAGGCTCCTCTGGCTGTGTTCGATCCTCTCAGGTgtgtctccttctgtctctgtagTCAGCTGCACTCCAGTCACCTCCTGCCCCGTCTACCCCATAATTCAGCCGGTCGGCCCTACCCCATCAGCCAGTCGCTTACATGTTTACAGGCCGATAAAGCGTGGCCTTGAGACCAGATAAATAGTGTGAGATGGTAACCTTTGGAATCATTGAGGCACAGTGTTCACATCACTGTGACTAACCTAGGAGGAAATGCACGCCATTTTGTACCTTACCTTTGAAGTAGCACTCATACAACCTTGCGTGACTTTGAGTTCGGGAATTGGCAGGTTCATTGCATTGTCATTGTGTTGTAGTTCTTGGTAGTGTGACTTTGTAGCTTACCACAATTATGACCAGAATCACAGGTGAGCAGTGGTTGGTGGCTATTTTTCTCCATATAAGTAAACCTTAACATAACAATTAAAACTGTATAACTTAACAAATACGTGAAGGTTATTGGTGATAGACACTTTATTTCTATGCTAAAAGCACAAAATGCAGCTATACAATACAACCTCATGCACAGAATGAACAGAGTAGTTACTTATTGTCgtgacagtgtttttttttttttgtaacaatGATACTCCTCATAAGACTCCATATACCGGACTGCGTGACATAAACTTTACCTGACATCTGATACAGAGCAAATtatattttccttttattttcttCACCTAATTTGGCATCTAAAACTATGACTCTGGCACATTTAGTATCTACACACACTCTATCACTCACACACAGGCCCGCTTTCTCATTAACTAAATGCATAATCAATCATACAATACAAAACAGCGAAACGCCATTGGTTGAGAGACTGATTTTGCAATCAGCTACTGTAACTTCTCAAATAAACGATAGAGGACACAGATTTGCGGCACTGGTGTGGGAACCGGCCAATCCTAGCCTGCCTCTGAGGGCGGTATCGCCCGGCTCAGCCAATGGCAGAGGAGGAGACTAGATTGGACGGTTTTTCTAGGACAAGGCAGTGATACAGCTGATGTAGGAGCTCACTTTACTACAGTAAGTACTGTTGGTGAGCTCCTAGTTAACTCTGATGCATTCTTGTGCTTGGTCAGCAAACTGTGGCAGTTGGATTCTCGTGTGTAAGGCGCAACACAGTCAAATACACACaaccactcagacacacacacatacacacacaccacccaaacTCATGTacccacacaggcacacatatatttaaatatatatagctATAACTGTGTACTGTGTATAGACTATTTATACTAATATATATGCATGCATATATAGTATAGAATCTACTACGTGAAAAACAGCATTGAGGACAATTGTTACAAGAGTGGTGGTgataacagcaacaacaaaaatatagcaAACAGTAACCTCTAGAATCTAAAGACGATAGAAACACAGAATTTAAGCTAAACACAAACAAGAAGAGCATTTCTTGACAAATCTCTTATTATTAAGAACTGGGGTAAAGACGATCTGTAAAAAGGTGTCACTGGCTAAGACAACAAACTGGAGACAGAGTGTCGCAGAAAGGCACAGGTACACACGAGATCACTGAGACACGTATACGGGCACAGAGCACGGAACAATAGGTTAGAGGTCTATTTACATTTGCAttatccccccacccccctctacaCACTCCTATCCTCTACCCAGTGGTCGCACAGTATTCCTTTTGCATCATCTTCATTAATCATCATTATTTTTTTCAGCATCATCATCTTTGTAGCCgccgtcatcatcatcatggttGTTGTGTTGGTCATTAGGTAGTGGTTCAGTGGCAGATATGGTTGATTCGGTCAGGTGGGGGTCAGTCTGGTCGGGCTGACTCAGTTCTCAGCCTTAGCTTcaggctctggctctggctctggctcctTAGCTGTGATTGGATAGAAGAGGGGGAATCAAGGAAACTCACATGACTTCATGAAAAGCCGGTGAGGTTGTGGTAGTCATTTCAAACAGTGGCCGTAACATAGGGGGAACCTAGGCATTGACTACGAAAGATCATTCCCAAAGGTTGAACTCGACTATGGACTGGCGTCAAGGGTGTTCTAAGGGGTGTGTGTAAGGGATGAGTGACAGTTCTCTCACCCTTGGACACGATCAGGGTCTCTGCCGTAGCCTCTTCGTCTCCAGGGGCCCTGCGATAGAACCAAGGGGACAGATGTTGGTTGTCATGGTGACCAGAGATGGAGAACACAGCCCAAAAACAACAGAGCAGAAATGTAGTCTACGGATCAGGAACAAATGCCGACTTACTTGGGCTTCTTCTCCTGATTGGAACTGCAGCGACATTTTCGACCTAGAACCGACAACAAATCATCATCCCGATCTTAAAAATCAACAATCGAAGGCCCATAAAGTACACGTGCTGCATAGGTAGACTTACTGAAGTATGAAGACTtactgaggatgaggaggatgccCAGCGCGAAGAGTACCACGCCAAAGACCAGTCCACAGATCCGCAGGCTATGATAGTCTACACAGgcacacagagaggagggacGTCTACTTAAGCAAGTCTTCTTTCTTGGCTATTGGAACACTGTCAGTTGATGGGGAAGAGCATCAAGGCGCACTAACAGTGGTCTACTTACCATAGACAAATGGGTccacctctttcttctcctttttaCCATCTGAAAATACAGGCACAGGGAAAGGCAAGGCGATGAGATACTAGCCATATCGGACATCTATCATGAAGACAATGATAGCAGTTTTCAATGCTGTACATACCAAAGAGTATAACAAGGCTGGGGTTAACATGGCTAAACACATTGAATACACACAGGTTACTCACCCTCGGCACTTGGGTCTGctactgctgagagagagagagagagagagagagagagagagagaagagagagagagagagagaggagagagagagagagagagagagagagagagagagagacttattcatgtcactgagggagattatgtcaggatatgttattgttagccatcagggatcctctgggaggagaagagacacagtctggtaccagTCACCATGACAGCCGTGAATTGGGGAGGAGTGATCGCATTggggcagaggtcaggtcagatgaagtgaggaacaacagatatcactaaggttctgtctagcaacagagatgcattggctgttcagatgtggaGGAAACTGagcataggagaaagggttaaatatcagtgcttgtgtgaacatGTTTTCGTCGATTCAGCTGTTCAATCCTTTGGGAACAATGAACTTGGCTTAAGCTTTCACAGTGTCCGTCGAGTTCTTACTCTAATAATTAGAACCCAACACTtagaacatacagtgcatttggaaagtattcagaccccttgacttttcccacattttgttacgttacagccttattctaaaatggattacataaatgctttccctcatcaatctacacacaataccccataatgacagagaaaaAAAGATACCTTGTTTACAGAAggattcagaccttttgctatgagactcgaaattgagctcaggcgcattctttttccattgatcatctttgagatgtttctacaacttgattggagtccacctgtggtaaactcaattgattggacatgtttcgAAAGTTCCCACAgttctcagagcaaaaaccaagccatgagtccgagacaggattgtcttGATGCACAGATCTGTAGAATgataccaaaaacattctgcagcattgaaggtcctcaagaacacagtggcctcaatcattcttaaaaggaagaagtttggaagcacctagagctggccgcccggccaaactgagcaatcggggagaagggccttggtcagcgaggtgaccaagaacccaatggtcactctgacagagctccagagtttgtggagatgggagaaccttccagaaggaatcacaaccatctctgcagcactccaccaatcaggcatttatggtagagtggccagacggaagccactcctcagtaataggcacatgacagcccgcttggagtttgccaaaaggcacctaaaggactctcagaccatgagcaacaagattctctggtctgataacaccaagattgaactctttgacctgaaagccaagcatcacgtctggagaaaccTGGCACCCACCCTACGGCGacgcattgtggtggcagcatcatgctgtggggatgtttttcagcggcaaggactgggagactagtcaggatcaagggaaagatgaacagatcaaagtacagcaagatccttgatgaaaaccggctccagagcactcaggacctcagcaCTCAGGACTGGGGTGACAAGACAACGACAAGACTCTAAATGTCTCGAAGCTgccaaagctgtaatcgctgccaaaggtgcttcaacaaagtactgagtaaagggtctgaatacttatgtaaatgtcatatttccgtttttttttttttttatacatttgtgggtaatgtgtgtagtttgatgagaaaaaaaaattgtaatgcattttcgaataaggctgtagcgtaagaaaatgtgggaaaagtcaagaggtctgaatactttctgaatgtactgtaattcAGAATTCTTATTGGCTCATATTTGAACTACAGTATGTCACATCAGAGCTTGGATAGGGCTCTTGACAGGTTACAGTATTCACATCCAGTTGTGCAATAGCACTGGCCTTATGGATTATTAGTTGAATGGACCGCCTCCTCCTCCCCTACTCTATTCTTCCAACCCTCACTCACTGTGTCAATTAATTTCCTAAATTCCCATCAGCAAACACTGTCTGGCCCATTGCACAAACCCCAGACCTTCTTTCTGCTCTGCTcccccattgtgtgtgtgtgtgtgtggacgtgtttaactattcttgtggggaccaagcGAAacaacatttgaccaactggggatgttttgttagtccccacaaggtcaaatgctatttctagggggtttagggttaaggttggaattagtgttagggttagaattacgttaagggttaggagctagggttagttttagagttagcgttaggagctagggttagagaTAAGGTTAGGTtcttgggttaaggttagggttaatggAAGGGTAAAGAGTAcaggttacggttaggtttagggatTAGGTAAAATAGgatttttgaatgggactgaattgtgtgtccccacaaggttagctgtacaagactgtgtgtgtgtggtgtgtgtgtgtgtgtgtgtgtgtgtgtgtgtgtgtgtgtgtgtgtgtgtgtgtgtgtgtgtgttgtgtgtgtgtgtgtgtgtgtggtgtgtgtggtgtgtgtgtgtgtggtgtgtggtgtggtgtgtgtgtgtggtgtactctACTCAGCATGTGTATTCATATCAACAGACAGGGAGTCACACAGAATGGGGAGTGCGAGTATGAAAAACACTGAATTATAGTGGGAGGGAGATTGATAGAGGAAAATGTACATctggagatggagaaagggaagggggaaAAGGAGAGATGTATAGTCTGGAGACAaaagaagaaaggaagaaagaaagagaaaccaGAACAGACAGTGTGAACAAAACACAGATGAAAGAATGGAGAAGACACAGaatgggtgtcaggaaaaaaagacaGGAAGGCAGGAAAAGAGGGAGGTCGAAACGAATGTGAACTGAAGAGAGGTGGGGAAACACCAAAGCAATAGAATGTGGAAGGTTAGTCTGATTGACAGACAAGAAAGAGTGAGAGGCAAGCAGTCTGGATAACACCAGACTTCTATAGAAGAATAAATAACATGGATGGCTCAGTTGCTCTCTCAACTGATGTATTGAACCTATGACCTGCGGCAGAGTTAAacagttactgtatgtgtgtcatgGCCTAAATATACTTGTGATATACAATATATTACATTATACTTAGGatatacataacacacacacacactgtactacGCATGCAAAGGAAGGAAGCCTCATGCTCCAGAAAAATTCAATCCACTAATGTTCAGTCAAAAACCCATGCCTGCCATGTCATGCCACGGCCCTCCCCTGTGTCTCCTGCCTCCCTGTGGATCGTGCGGTCGTCGTGCTGGTGTTAGTGGTAGTGGTGTTGGTAGTggctgaggggaggagggggcacTTACCAGCCACATACACCAGGAGTGAAAAGAGGAAGAACATAATAGTTTCCATGGTaactgcagaaagagagagagagagagagagagagagagagagagagaaagaaacagagcgagagagagagagagaaccgtgTTAGTGGGTAAcatgccacacacatacacaccaagacacacatgttcacacagacacatacagtatgtaaggtTGGAAAACACCCCCTCCCCACTCATCATCTCTCTTGTATTGAACCAATCTGTTGCGTAACCCTACTAACCTTTATTCCTCTTACATAACATCACATGTATAGAATATTGGAATGGACACTCTTGGATTGTTCCTAGTTGCCTATGGAGGCCACAGTGAATTGGCCTACTTCCCCATAtgtcacatacgcacacacatatacacaaaaccacaatgtcacagaggaccacacacaggcacagccCACTAATTGCCCTCATTACAAGTCAAGAGATGGCAACGGTGCAATCTCAGAGAAATGTTCTCTTTAGTCCAGTATTGGTCTTTTAGGTTCCAAGTAACACACGCTTAAAATGGTGGATACCtcgtattttacacacacacttgcGCAATGGGCCAGACAGTGTTTGCTGATGGGAATTTAGGAAATTAATTGAAACAGGGAGCAAGGGTTGGAAGAATAGAATAGGGGAGGAGGACGGGAGACAACTGAGGCGATCCATTCAACTAATAATCCTAATAATCCACAAGGCCAGTGCCATTGCACAACTGGATGTGAATACTGTAACCTGTCAAGAGCCCTATCCAAGCGCTGGATGTGACAACTTACTGCAGCTCATATAAGAGCCAACAAAGACCATAATAGTTCTGAATTATGTTGTAAGAAATCATAAGAGAATCTCATAAGAGAATGATTCTCTCTCCTTCAGCCTTTGAGCTGCTACTGGAAGTCCCCTCATCTCAAGGCTGTACGGTTCTCTATTAGAAATTACTCCAAATGGGTGCTCTGCAGAggaatgttttatttacattggcGTGAAACATCCATTGGTAGACAGATAATGACATTATTGATTATAGAAGGGTAGCGGTGATACCTGCAGAAAGAGTGgtacattttttttatggatCAACACCAATCATGTGTCTCATTTTCAGTTACATTCTCAAACCAGTACTACACAGACATCTTGATGGGAATAGAAACTAGAAGTGAAAGTTGCCAAGCTGCCAGAGAAATTAGAGTAATGGGTTGAAGAtgagataattacagacaaaagacaggTTACAATACTACAGTAGATTACTTGGATTCAGGCTTTTCATGGAAAGAAACTTGCCCTCGAGGCAAAGAGATGACAACAATCCCCCCAttgcttttcctctcctctcccagattTCCCCGTCTCTCTAACCATCTATCTCCTCCAAGTTATGTGCCCCACTTCCCATTAAGCAAATCCTTTACTGATACCAGATTGTGGGGG
This genomic interval from Salvelinus sp. IW2-2015 linkage group LG22, ASM291031v2, whole genome shotgun sequence contains the following:
- the LOC111949727 gene encoding FXYD domain-containing ion transport regulator 6 isoform X3: METIMFFLFSLLVYVAAVADPSAEDGKKEKKEVDPFVYDYHSLRICGLVFGVVLFALGILLILSRKCRCSSNQEKKPKAPGDEEATAETLIVSKAKEPEPEPEPEAKAEN
- the LOC111949727 gene encoding FXYD domain-containing ion transport regulator 6 isoform X2, translated to METIMFFLFSLLVYVAVADPSAEDGKKEKKEVDPFVYDYHSLRICGLVFGVVLFALGILLILSKSSYFSRKCRCSSNQEKKPKAPGDEEATAETLIVSKAKEPEPEPEPEAKAEN
- the LOC111949727 gene encoding FXYD domain-containing ion transport regulator 6 isoform X1, with product METIMFFLFSLLVYVAAVADPSAEDGKKEKKEVDPFVYDYHSLRICGLVFGVVLFALGILLILSKSSYFSRKCRCSSNQEKKPKAPGDEEATAETLIVSKAKEPEPEPEPEAKAEN
- the LOC111949727 gene encoding FXYD domain-containing ion transport regulator 6 isoform X4 encodes the protein METIMFFLFSLLVYVAVADPSAEDGKKEKKEVDPFVYDYHSLRICGLVFGVVLFALGILLILSRKCRCSSNQEKKPKAPGDEEATAETLIVSKAKEPEPEPEPEAKAEN